One genomic window of Vibrio natriegens NBRC 15636 = ATCC 14048 = DSM 759 includes the following:
- a CDS encoding bifunctional ADP-dependent NAD(P)H-hydrate dehydratase/NAD(P)H-hydrate epimerase: MDFNLALKLYTAEQVKNGEVIAAQMAGVSMYSLMQRAGMAVYEQFLHLYPRAKNVLVVCGKGNNGGDGYVFASLAKQAQLNVKVFQLGDTSSLTGDARCAYEDWQTVDGQNSSWDDWNTALLEADVIIDAILGTGLSGEVRKEYRRYIEQINQILCPVISVDIPSGLCANTGSVLGDAIYANHTVTFIGVKQGLVTAQARSHVGELHFRGLGVNVEFDSIEEESALGIDHKVIPRLLPPQKPTAHKGDNGKLLCVGGNLGMSGAIRFCASAAVRSGSGLTAGITHPTSLVPLQIACPEVMSQSITADELRNTENELTKRIRWADALVFGPGFGDDEWAYQAYQYLSQPHKPKVVDADGLNILAMLSQRYDGTLVCDNQRVMTPHPGEAARLLNVTTQDVERDRYSAARQLHERFGGVVVLKGAGTLIYDGIRMYVCLAGNPGMASGGMGDVLSGVIGALLAKGIPISIAARLGVMIHSHAADINVSQYGERGLLASDVVETLRFAMNP, from the coding sequence ATGGACTTTAATCTTGCTTTAAAACTTTATACAGCAGAACAAGTCAAAAATGGTGAAGTGATTGCTGCGCAGATGGCTGGCGTTTCAATGTATAGCTTGATGCAACGAGCTGGGATGGCCGTTTACGAGCAATTTCTGCATCTCTACCCCAGAGCAAAGAATGTATTGGTCGTTTGCGGTAAAGGCAATAATGGTGGAGATGGTTATGTTTTTGCTTCTCTCGCTAAGCAAGCCCAACTCAATGTGAAGGTATTTCAGCTTGGAGATACTTCTTCACTTACTGGCGATGCTCGCTGTGCTTACGAAGATTGGCAAACCGTTGATGGCCAAAACAGCAGCTGGGATGACTGGAACACCGCATTACTTGAAGCGGATGTCATCATCGACGCAATACTGGGGACAGGGTTGAGCGGTGAAGTGAGAAAAGAGTATCGCCGCTATATTGAGCAAATTAACCAAATTCTGTGTCCGGTCATTTCAGTCGACATTCCCTCAGGATTATGCGCCAACACGGGCTCTGTGTTAGGTGATGCAATATACGCAAACCACACGGTTACTTTTATCGGTGTCAAACAAGGTTTAGTGACGGCCCAGGCGAGAAGTCATGTGGGTGAATTGCACTTTCGTGGCTTGGGCGTCAATGTAGAGTTTGACTCTATAGAAGAGGAGAGTGCGTTAGGTATCGATCACAAAGTCATCCCTCGACTTTTACCTCCACAAAAACCAACCGCTCACAAAGGCGATAACGGTAAATTGCTTTGCGTCGGTGGCAATCTCGGAATGTCCGGCGCGATTCGCTTCTGCGCTTCGGCTGCTGTGCGCAGTGGATCGGGACTGACTGCAGGGATAACCCATCCAACGAGCCTAGTGCCACTGCAAATCGCTTGCCCAGAAGTGATGAGCCAAAGTATTACCGCTGATGAGTTGCGGAATACCGAAAATGAACTGACTAAGCGAATTAGATGGGCTGATGCATTAGTTTTTGGCCCTGGATTTGGCGATGATGAGTGGGCATATCAAGCGTATCAATATTTGTCACAGCCGCATAAACCCAAAGTCGTCGATGCCGACGGGTTGAATATATTGGCGATGCTCAGCCAGCGTTATGATGGAACGTTAGTATGCGATAACCAACGAGTGATGACCCCACATCCGGGAGAAGCCGCGCGTTTGTTAAATGTGACCACGCAAGACGTTGAACGTGACCGGTATTCAGCCGCTAGGCAGTTGCACGAACGTTTTGGTGGTGTGGTGGTGCTGAAAGGCGCTGGGACGCTCATTTATGATGGCATACGAATGTATGTTTGTCTGGCTGGTAATCCGGGTATGGCAAGCGGAGGAATGGGAGATGTGCTCTCCGGTGTTATTGGTGCGTTGCTGGCGAAAGGTATACCAATCTCTATCGCTGCCAGATTAGGCGTCATGATCCATAGCCACGCGGCGGATATCAATGTGAGCCAATATGGAGAGCGAGGATTGTTAGCCAGTGATGTCGTAGAAACGCTTCGCTTTGCCATGAATCCATGA
- the folE gene encoding GTP cyclohydrolase I FolE, with protein sequence MSGLSESAKLVKEALEQRGLETPMRPNNVSREEKKEKIEYHMREILGLLQLDLTDDSLEETPHRIAKMYVDEIFSGLDYSNFPKITVIENKMNVSEMVRVKDITVTSTCEHHLVTIDGKAAVAYIPRGKIIGLSKINRIVRFFAQRPQVQERMTQQILIALQTLLESDDVAVTIDATHYCVKSRGVMDATSETTTTALGGIFKSNPATRAEFLHGLR encoded by the coding sequence AAAGAAGCGCTAGAGCAACGTGGATTAGAAACGCCAATGCGTCCTAATAACGTAAGCCGTGAAGAGAAAAAGGAAAAGATCGAGTACCACATGCGTGAGATCTTAGGCCTCCTTCAGCTTGACCTTACGGATGATAGCCTAGAAGAAACACCGCATCGCATTGCAAAAATGTACGTGGACGAAATTTTCTCTGGTCTGGATTATTCGAACTTCCCGAAAATCACTGTTATCGAAAATAAGATGAACGTGAGTGAAATGGTTCGAGTGAAAGACATCACTGTAACCAGCACTTGTGAGCACCACCTTGTGACAATAGATGGTAAAGCCGCTGTAGCGTATATTCCTCGTGGCAAAATCATTGGCCTGTCGAAGATTAACCGAATTGTACGCTTCTTTGCTCAGCGTCCACAGGTTCAGGAACGTATGACACAGCAGATTCTTATCGCGTTACAAACGCTTCTAGAGTCTGACGATGTGGCTGTGACGATTGACGCGACGCACTACTGCGTGAAATCACGTGGTGTTATGGACGCAACCAGTGAAACAACGACCACTGCGTTGGGAGGCATTTTCAAGAGCAACCCAGCGACACGTGCCGAATTTCTGCACGGTTTACGATAA
- the clcA gene encoding H(+)/Cl(-) exchange transporter ClcA, translating into MTKRERIVKSVLAHVPKDAINQFISRGSTPISVLLMAAIVGILAGVVGTYFEHAVHLVSETRTEWLKSEIGSMLPLWLAAVLISAMLAFVGYFLVHRFAPEAAGSGIPEIEGAMDNIRPVRWWRVLPVKFFGGMGALGSGMVLGREGPTVQMGGAVGRMVTDIFRVKDDDTRHSLLASGAAGGLAAAFNAPLAGIMFVVEEMRPQFRYSLISIRAVIISAIMANIVFRAINGQDAVITMPQYQPPALQSLWLFLLLGALFGVFGVIFNKLITIAQDSFVAIHKNDRKRYLITGSILGGVFGLLLLYVPQLTGGGIALIPDVTNGNYSITLLVLLFVGRVVTTLLCFGSGAPGGIFAPMLALGTLFGYAFGASAEVLLPALDIEPGMFAIAGMGALFAATVRAPITGILLVIEMTNNYYLILPLIITCLGAVIIAQLLGGQPIYSQLLRRTLKNDKLRQQDLPENQAS; encoded by the coding sequence ATGACCAAGAGAGAGAGAATTGTGAAGTCTGTGTTAGCGCACGTGCCGAAAGATGCGATTAACCAGTTTATCTCTCGAGGGTCGACACCAATATCGGTTTTGTTAATGGCCGCTATCGTAGGCATACTTGCTGGCGTTGTCGGAACTTACTTCGAACATGCCGTCCACCTCGTTTCTGAAACTCGTACCGAATGGCTAAAAAGTGAAATTGGTAGCATGTTACCGCTATGGCTGGCAGCCGTACTTATTAGCGCCATGTTGGCTTTTGTCGGCTACTTCCTTGTTCACCGTTTTGCTCCCGAGGCTGCAGGTTCCGGCATCCCTGAAATAGAAGGCGCGATGGACAATATTCGTCCAGTCCGTTGGTGGCGCGTGCTACCAGTGAAGTTTTTCGGTGGTATGGGTGCGCTAGGATCAGGCATGGTGTTAGGCCGTGAAGGTCCAACGGTACAAATGGGTGGCGCTGTCGGTCGAATGGTGACAGATATTTTCCGCGTAAAAGATGACGACACAAGACACTCTCTGCTCGCTTCAGGCGCGGCCGGTGGCTTGGCCGCGGCGTTTAACGCGCCGTTAGCAGGCATCATGTTTGTCGTTGAAGAGATGCGCCCTCAATTTCGCTATTCATTGATTTCCATTCGTGCGGTGATCATCTCCGCCATCATGGCCAACATTGTGTTTCGGGCGATTAATGGCCAAGATGCGGTGATCACTATGCCTCAGTATCAGCCACCAGCATTACAGTCTCTTTGGCTGTTCCTACTACTAGGGGCTTTGTTTGGTGTATTCGGCGTTATCTTCAATAAACTCATCACCATCGCTCAAGATAGCTTTGTGGCTATCCACAAAAACGATCGTAAGCGTTACCTTATTACGGGATCGATTCTAGGTGGTGTATTCGGTTTACTGCTTTTATACGTGCCACAATTGACGGGTGGCGGCATCGCACTCATCCCCGACGTAACCAACGGGAACTACTCCATCACACTGTTAGTTCTGCTGTTTGTTGGCCGTGTTGTAACAACATTACTTTGTTTTGGCTCTGGTGCACCTGGCGGTATTTTCGCGCCAATGCTCGCTTTGGGTACCTTATTTGGTTATGCATTTGGTGCCAGTGCAGAAGTGCTGCTACCAGCCCTAGATATTGAACCGGGCATGTTTGCGATCGCAGGCATGGGCGCTTTATTTGCAGCGACAGTACGTGCTCCAATCACAGGCATTCTGCTGGTTATCGAGATGACCAATAACTACTACCTTATTTTACCGCTCATCATTACCTGTCTGGGCGCAGTAATTATTGCCCAGTTACTAGGCGGACAACCGATATACAGTCAGTTACTTCGTCGTACGCTTAAAAATGACAAGCTACGTCAACAAGATCTACCAGAAAATCAAGCGTCTTAA
- a CDS encoding TDT family transporter — protein MNWRRLVQFYSVPPSQAALALGIIGLGQAWALYVPAIGEPIRPFLSSLGALLLAPVLIKYATSPRLFIVDIRNPLSGSLMAPMSMALLILTDYLASVSPIIAYPLWFLALLLHFSMMVLFFGFQLTNFKMSNIVPSWFLYPVGIISSSLAGSQFGHNVFSETVALMCIGIYFFMLPLVLYRLVFFGSLPRKARPTLAIMAAPVNLSLAAYLVNFPEPDPILTGALAGIAITMTLLIYLCYFRLLRLKFQPSIAAVTFPSVISAIAMHRLTTFFAESHPQWNWLHDFGFLELSIATVLVVWVSAGYVKMYWPEIVRSRSKQA, from the coding sequence TTGAACTGGAGAAGACTTGTACAGTTTTATAGTGTCCCACCCTCTCAGGCAGCATTGGCACTTGGTATTATTGGTTTAGGTCAAGCCTGGGCGCTTTACGTTCCAGCTATCGGTGAACCAATTCGACCATTTCTCTCGTCACTTGGCGCTCTGTTACTTGCTCCGGTGCTGATCAAATATGCGACTAGCCCTCGCTTATTCATCGTCGATATTCGTAATCCATTAAGCGGCAGTTTAATGGCACCGATGAGCATGGCACTTCTGATCCTGACAGATTACCTTGCTTCAGTGTCACCTATTATCGCTTACCCATTGTGGTTTTTAGCGCTTTTGCTCCATTTTTCTATGATGGTGCTCTTTTTCGGCTTTCAGCTCACTAACTTTAAAATGTCGAATATTGTTCCCAGTTGGTTTCTGTACCCTGTGGGGATAATAAGTAGCTCGCTCGCTGGCTCTCAATTCGGGCATAACGTGTTCTCAGAAACCGTTGCGCTAATGTGCATTGGCATTTATTTCTTTATGTTGCCTTTGGTTTTATACCGCTTAGTTTTCTTTGGGTCGTTACCCAGAAAGGCGCGCCCTACTCTGGCGATCATGGCTGCTCCTGTAAACTTGTCACTAGCAGCCTATTTAGTGAACTTCCCTGAGCCAGACCCAATCCTCACAGGAGCGTTAGCGGGTATCGCCATCACAATGACCTTGCTGATTTACCTGTGTTATTTCCGACTACTGCGATTGAAGTTCCAACCGTCTATAGCAGCGGTCACATTCCCGTCGGTTATCAGTGCAATTGCCATGCACCGATTAACCACATTTTTTGCAGAATCACACCCGCAATGGAATTGGCTGCATGACTTTGGCTTTTTAGAGCTGAGTATTGCTACGGTATTGGTCGTTTGGGTGTCGGCAGGCTATGTGAAAATGTACTGGCCAGAAATTGTCAGATCCCGCTCCAAGCAAGCATAA
- a CDS encoding transcriptional regulator, whose translation MSFAQRLSTLIGEESISGFARRVEVSEALIRKYLKGSEPSLTKANQIAMRANCSLEWLATGCGYLYRRAEVVDLEAYKLAFQHVMNETLPEDEQEMHRKLIAGYQYLRSHKKADGFLDESAMATFLSLHHENKNQHEPKSA comes from the coding sequence ATGTCTTTTGCCCAACGATTATCGACTTTAATTGGCGAAGAAAGCATCAGCGGGTTTGCACGCCGTGTTGAAGTGTCAGAAGCCTTGATTAGAAAATATTTAAAAGGTAGTGAACCGAGCCTAACAAAAGCGAACCAAATTGCGATGCGAGCAAACTGCTCTCTTGAGTGGTTGGCTACAGGGTGCGGGTACCTTTATCGCCGTGCTGAAGTGGTGGATTTGGAGGCGTATAAACTCGCTTTTCAACACGTGATGAACGAAACACTGCCAGAAGATGAGCAAGAGATGCATCGTAAACTTATCGCTGGTTACCAATATCTGCGCTCACATAAAAAAGCGGATGGCTTTTTAGATGAGTCTGCGATGGCAACGTTTCTCTCATTACATCATGAGAACAAAAATCAGCACGAGCCTAAAAGCGCGTAA
- a CDS encoding aldo/keto reductase family oxidoreductase, whose amino-acid sequence MVAKVVTAPSGPEFSELVQGYWRAVDWGMTAQERLTFLKQHVELGITTVDHADIYGNYECEALFGEALTLDKSVREHIQIVTKCDINLCGDKTPERKINHYDTSSAHIYQSVNNSLERLNVDEIDVLLIHRPDVLMDADEVAEAFSELHKVGKVKHFGVSNFTPRQFELLQSRLGKPLVTNQVEINPLNFEVAHDGTLDQMQMLRTRPMAWSCLGGGSIFSGDSEQAVRVRNELEAIREEVGAASIDQVIYAWVRRLPSNPIPIIGSGKIERVQTAVDALNIELTREQWYRVWVASKGHGVP is encoded by the coding sequence ATGGTTGCAAAAGTAGTGACTGCACCAAGTGGCCCAGAATTTTCAGAACTGGTTCAAGGATACTGGCGCGCTGTAGATTGGGGAATGACGGCTCAAGAGCGTTTGACCTTCCTTAAGCAACATGTGGAGCTAGGTATTACAACGGTTGATCACGCCGATATTTATGGTAACTACGAGTGTGAAGCACTGTTTGGCGAAGCGTTAACGTTGGACAAAAGCGTTCGTGAACACATTCAGATCGTAACCAAGTGTGATATCAACTTATGTGGTGATAAAACGCCAGAGCGTAAAATCAACCATTACGACACGAGTTCTGCGCACATTTACCAATCGGTGAACAACTCACTTGAGCGTTTAAATGTAGACGAAATCGACGTTCTGCTTATTCACCGCCCAGACGTTTTGATGGACGCTGACGAAGTGGCAGAAGCATTTTCAGAGCTGCATAAAGTGGGTAAAGTGAAACACTTTGGTGTCTCAAACTTTACGCCGCGTCAGTTTGAGTTGTTGCAATCGCGTTTGGGCAAACCACTCGTGACAAACCAAGTGGAAATCAACCCACTTAACTTTGAGGTTGCGCACGATGGTACGTTGGATCAGATGCAAATGTTGCGCACTCGTCCAATGGCTTGGTCTTGCTTAGGTGGTGGCTCTATTTTCAGCGGCGATAGTGAACAGGCGGTTCGTGTACGTAATGAGCTAGAAGCCATTCGTGAGGAAGTCGGTGCGGCCAGTATTGATCAGGTGATTTACGCTTGGGTTCGTCGTCTGCCTTCTAATCCAATCCCAATTATTGGCTCTGGTAAGATTGAGCGCGTTCAAACGGCTGTTGATGCATTAAACATCGAATTGACTCGTGAACAGTGGTATCGTGTTTGGGTTGCGTCTAAAGGACACGGTGTGCCATAG